From Struthio camelus isolate bStrCam1 chromosome 7, bStrCam1.hap1, whole genome shotgun sequence, a single genomic window includes:
- the PRAP1 gene encoding proline-rich acidic protein 1, whose product MPPGACKSQGEGRTAPDAPRCGRPSVTASCQQPPHQPFAPGAALCPRRRVRSLHASVQGQSLPSSRAMKRFAVLVGAALLLQVPGGTQALSNTREKQLPARLALIKEIILGIKAVEPPEEGEITEDVEPGIKVFSSDAQGWRGPLGAQAMEGPEEDRDHLHHPEDNAVEDAAHVQRPALFHNVQSGPEEDRDHIYHS is encoded by the exons ATGCCGCCCGGTGCCTGCA AAAGCCAAGGGGAAGGACGAACGGCCCCTGACGCGCCCCGCTGCGGCAGGCCAAGCGTGACCGCGTCCTGCCAGCAGCCGCCCCACCAGCCCTTTGCGCCCGGTGCTGCCCTTTGCCCGCGGCGAAGGGTGAGGAGTCTCCACGCGTCCGTGCAGGGCCAGAGTCTGCCGAGCAGCCGAGCCATGAAGCG CTTCGCTGTCctcgtgggcgcagctctcctcCTGCAAGTCCCTGGGGGCACCCAG GCTCTGAGCAACACCAGGGAAAAGCAGCTGCCTGCCAGGCTGGCTTTGATCAAGGAAAT CATCCTGGGCATAAAAGCTGTCGAGCCTCCAGAAGAGGGTGAGATAACTGAAGATGTGGAACCAGGGATAAAGGTCTTCTCCAGCGATGCCCAAGGCTGGAGAG GCCCCCTCGGAGCCCAGGCCATGGAAGGGCCAGAAGAGGACCGCGACCACCTCCACCATCCTGAAGACAATGCTGTTGAAGATGCAGCGCATGTGCAGCGCCCAGCTCTGTTCCACAACGTGCAGAGTGGCCCAGAAGAAGACCGGGACCATATCTACCACAGCTGA
- the ECHS1 gene encoding enoyl-CoA hydratase, mitochondrial, producing MAAALRALLRPAAAAAAAARRRALPPRPGARACSAGTPFQYIVVQKKGAKQDVGLIQLNRPQALNALCDGLMQELRRALDAFEGDPQVGAIVITGSEKAFAAGADIKEMQSKTYQQCYSGGFLANWDRVSSVRKPVIAAVNGYALGGGCELAMMCDIIYAGEKAQFGQPEILLGTIPGAGGTQRLTRAVGKSLAMEMVLTGDRISAQEAKEAGLVSKIFPVEKLLEAAISCGEKIAGNSKLVTAIAKESVNAAFEMTLAEGNRTEKRLFYATFATNDRREGMTAFVEKRKANFTDS from the exons cgccgccgccgccgcgcgccgccgcgcgctccccccccgccccggagctCGGGCCTGCAGCGCCG GCACCCCGTTCCAGTACATCGTGGTGCAGAAGAAGGGGGCGAAGCAGGACGTGGGCCTGATCCAGCTGAACCGGCCGcaggccctcaacgccctctgcGATGGGCTCATGCAGGAGTTGCGGCGGGCGCTGGACGCCTTCGAGGGCGACCCGCAGGTGGGAGCCATCGTCATCACCGGCAGCGAGAAGGCCTTCGCAG CTGGTGCTGATATAAAGGAGATGCAGAGCAAAACTTACCAGCAGTGTTACAGTGGTGGCTTCCTCGCCAACTGGGACAGAGTGTCTTCAGTCCGCAAACCGGTCATAGCAGCTGTGAATGGTTACGCG CTTGGTGGTGGGTGCGAGCTGGCCATGATGTGCGATATCATTTACGCCGGGGAGAAAGCACAGTTTGGACAACCAGAAATCCTGCTGGGAACCATTCCAG GAGCTGGTGGGACGCAGAGGCTGACCAGGGCCGTAGGGAAGTCGCTCGCAATGGAAATGGTCCTCACCGGAGACAGGATCTCCGCACAGGAGGCGAAGGAAGCAG GTCTTGTCAGCAAGATCTTCCCAGTGGAGAAGCTGCTAGAAGCGGCCATCAGCTGCGGGGAGAAGATTGCTGGCAATTCAAAGCTGGTGACAGCCATTGCGAAGGAGTCTGTCAATGCAG CCTTCGAGATGACGCTGGCAGAGGGGAACAGGACGGAGAAGAGACTCTTCTACGCCACCTTTGCCACT AACGACCGGAGGGAAGGGATGACTGCGTTCGTGGAGAAGCGGAAGGCAAACTTCACTGACAGCTGA